CGTAGGATATGTTTGCAAAGCATCCCGGAATGTTCAAATTTTTTACATTCACAATCAATATTTCCTTCCAAAGAAACCATTACCCGATACCTTCTTCTAAGATTCTCCGGCACATTATACTTCTCAACTAAATACAACTTCCACATGTAATTGGAACCATCTTTGCAACTATTTACCACATAAGATGTGCTTTTTCTAAGCTCATTTTGAAATTGCCTAAACATTTCTTTTGTGTAAATAGAAGAAACATGATTTTCCAAGGGGGAATTAAATATCAATCTCCTTTCCTTATACTCGGTCTCGTAGTCGGCTTTAACCTCATTAAGAATTTGTGTTTCCAAAGCCTTTTGTGAATTCTCAATGAGTTCTTTCAACCTGGTTGAAGCTTTCACATACTCGTCAAAAAATGAATTCATGGACTCGCTTCTTGAGGTGGTGGTCATACCGGCGGAGAAATGTTGTTTTGTGTAAGCACGAATCCATTTATCTTTTATGGCATACATATCATTTAGCCAAACATGATCCTCGAGTCCATACTTATCAACCAAAACCTCCCACTTACCAACAAATTCCGTGGGTGACAACGACTTGTACAAACAATCATTAAAATCCCCTTTAAATTCCGGATATTGTGTGTACAAAGCCGACAATTTTTCGGGAAATTTATTACTTATGTGCCACGAACATAATATGTGCTTGGTATCCGGAAAAATCTCGGCAATAGCATTTCCCAATGCTATATCTTGATCCGTAATAATAGTGAGGGGAGGTTTGTTTCTGACGGCTTCCAACCATGTCTTCAAAACCCATTTATATGAAATCTCCGTCTCATCCCGCATTAGTGCAAACCCGAACAAGATATTTTGGTAATGGTGATTGACCCCGGTTATTGGTATAAACGGCATACAATACCTATTGGTCCTATATGTGGAGTCAAATGAAATAACATCTCCAAAATTCGTGTATGCGTTCAATGATCGATGATCAACCCAAACCAAACCTCTAACTCTATTTTCTTCATCCAAATCAACTCGATAGAAAAAGTTTCCAAAACTTTTTTCTTTCAATTGTCGTAGCAATGCCATCCCACTCCCCGCATCACCGGAATCGAACACCCGTCGTCGAATATCATGAATTACGTTACGAATATCTTGATTAGAAAATCCAAGTTTTTCCACACCACCCCATGTTTCACCAAGAAATCTCATCGCTTTAGCGGTTTCAATGCCCGATTTATCAAATAACTCAAGCAATGCTCAGGTAACCGGATCTATATTTTTGGACCTTTGCATGAATTGTACTTTATCCGAGGTTACCATATCATGATCATGCTCTAATTTAACCAAAGTTACTTCCTATTTATCATTTTTAACTCTATGAGTGACACACATTCGAGCACTACAATTTGTTCTCGGAATTACATCTCTAATCCTTCTTTTTTCCTTTCTTTCATCATCAACATCCAATTTCGTACTAGAACCTAGTCTTCCACCCTTACGACAAATATACAAACGAGAGGAGATACCATTATCCCGTGAATGTCTATGAGTACTCCTAATAATAATCTCAAATCCAATACTTCTACCATAATCTCTATAAAATTTTTCGGCTTCATCCAAAGTGTTAAAAAACATACCAACGCAAGGCACAACACTATTCATATTTGATTTTGAAAAACCGTATCCTTTTTTGTCAAAACTCAtatcatcattttcatcatcatcatcatcacttATATTCAGTTTCTCTTCTACAAAAATCATCATCATTCATTTTTCCTTTTCCCTTAAAATCTCCCTCTTCTTTTTTATGATATTTCTCTTTTTCCATATACTCAATATCAtcatcatccatattcttttttTCCATATACTCAATATCATCATCATCCATATCcaaattttttttacatatataatGATAAACATCTATCAATTCATTAACATCATCTACAATAAGTTTACGATAAACCGGATTTTTCCCAACGGGTATAAAATAATCAAAATCGTCATGCTCACTAGATGAacttgaataattaaataaatgagaTGCCATAGTAAAAAAAACTTACCTCTTTTTGGCTCCAAATTGAAAAATGATAGAGAAAAATGGTGAAATTGAGTTTATAAAGCAAAAAACGAAGCTGGTAAGGTAAATTTAATGCACACTTCCGCAATGATTCAATGCGGAAGGTGTATTTAATGCTTCAGCCAACCCACGCGCTAAAACGCGCAGAAATTGTCAAAACATTAGTtacttccgcaatgattcattgcggaagcaAAAGCTTACGCTATGATTTATTGCGGAAGCAGTTTTGATAATtgtttattttttgtttttttttggtgaagaaaataattagtaaaaaaattttaaaattcataatAACATTCATGTTACTTGTCAATATTACATAAATTTTTTATATCAAAAAATTATTAGTTTTTTGATTATTATTGTATATTTTGCcttattttttgaaaataatacattaaatatttaaaaaaattgtcTAAACATATAATACttaattttaatttgtttttttataatatataggtatgtgaataaataaataaatattattttgttgaGAACATATATTAAGCACTTGATAAGTATTAATGGAGTACAATGTCTATTAGTAAGTTGTATCATTTCATTTGAAATTTCTAATATTGAATGTTTCATGTTATCTTCAACATTTAAATCTCCATTATTAAATTTGatgataaataaatttgaatttatagttttatgtttgatttttatattttttaaaactataaattcaaatttaaaactataaattcaaatttaaaacCCGGGTATACGTCCCTCGAACTAATATGATGGTAAGTAAGGTAAGTGgttctttttttattttaaattttattcaatatttaatttaatataaatctatttcttaaattttattaagtactttatttttaaaaaataacataattgttttaaaatataaatattatttttgttttaaattataaatatattaaatcagaaacacatttaaagcacatattattaaataattataaaaattcttCCGCACTGTTTCATTGCGGAAGTCTTTTTCTGTTGGCTCCCAACACGTGGAGCCAACCGTGACCGTGGAATTTTACCCTAAACATATATAAGAAGATCGAAAAAAGACAAAATAACTTAATAAATACACAATATGGTTGTAATAGATTAAACAAAGTGT
This genomic interval from Apium graveolens cultivar Ventura chromosome 8, ASM990537v1, whole genome shotgun sequence contains the following:
- the LOC141679360 gene encoding protein FAR1-RELATED SEQUENCE 5-like, giving the protein MRFLGETWGGVEKLGFSNQDIRNVIHDIRRRVFDSGDAGSGMALLRQLKEKSFGNFFYRVDLDEENRVRGLVWVDHRSLNAYTNFGDVISFDSTYRTNRYCMPFIPITGVNHHYQNILFGFALMRDETEISYKWVLKTWLEAVRNKPPLTIITDQDIALGNAIAEIFPDTKHILCSWHISNKFPEKLSALYTQYPEFKGDFNDCLYKSLSPTEFVGKWEVLVDKYGLEDHVWLNDMYAIKDKWIRAYTKQHFSAGMTTTSRSESMNSFFDEYVKASTRLKELIENSQKALETQILNEVKADYETEYKERRLIFNSPLENHVSSIYTKEMFRQFQNELRKSTSYVVNSCKDGSNYMWKLYLVEKYNVPENLRRRYRVMVSLEGNIDCECKKFEHSGMLCKHILRYLDKKQKTMIPTFFIKSRWTASANKIDGFSPYNPPVLVDVGDSTTARYSALCKSFQGLGALGSCSNSRYNYVMDLIEKGKCYVIEKFREEENYSRMEEEFQVYDEHDPIFNPPMSQTKGRKKDSARYKSGIETSTTKKNSGRSKSGIETSTEKIRYCGFCGVAGHDLVVYV